A single Thermodesulfobacteriota bacterium DNA region contains:
- a CDS encoding chemotaxis protein CheX, with amino-acid sequence MRLEYIDPFVEGACSVLKETLDVPVEKGKLTLFSGLSPKQGIAVSFGLTGGVEGQILFDLSEEMALKIAGLMNDRKFDAMEPIVLDSIAELMNIIVGRSVTLLNEKGFNFYITPPTMYSGKDMKFWSVGIETLVVPVGTPYGDMVVNVALRTTV; translated from the coding sequence GTGAGACTTGAATATATAGACCCGTTCGTCGAGGGCGCCTGCTCCGTACTGAAGGAGACCCTTGATGTACCCGTTGAGAAGGGCAAGCTGACGCTCTTTAGCGGCCTGAGCCCCAAGCAGGGCATCGCGGTGAGCTTCGGCCTTACCGGCGGGGTAGAGGGGCAGATCCTCTTCGACCTCTCCGAGGAGATGGCGCTAAAGATAGCCGGCCTCATGAACGACCGGAAATTCGACGCCATGGAGCCGATTGTCCTTGACAGTATAGCGGAGCTTATGAATATTATTGTGGGCAGAAGCGTAACGCTCCTTAACGAGAAGGGTTTTAACTTCTATATTACCCCGCCCACCATGTATTCGGGTAAGGACATGAAGTTCTGGTCCGTAGGCATAGAGACGCTCGTAGTGCCGGTCGGCACCCCATACGGGGACATGGTCGTTAACGTCGCCCTGAGGACGACCGTATGA
- a CDS encoding DUF4388 domain-containing protein, with the protein MQLAGNIEDLGLGEIMQILGFSNKSGVLCLRRGEKEAVVTFKEGKVVKAVSTSIKEGVGELLLKEGTITREQFDQAREKQAGDGYGETLGAVLEGGFNVPVDRLDAIATKQIEKVVYSLFLWPDGNFIFELGGESDTPETIKTDTLQYTLQHGINPQFIAMEGARLADEAGREGAGEAAVSVPEGREAPTEAEAESEVENAFFQPEAPTEAPLGGEALAEEGTEDPFFQQKTTAEAHAGGEAASAESEVEKEKTFPPETTAEKPEGVGEAKSFIKSLIEEIGFEEFSAEPEGAVEKVAESKGLRVLKGMLEELANAFSLNEVVLLILRFSGEIMSRSVVFAVKKGNIVGLGQSGVDIEGDSADKRVRKMKLSLAESSILRDAIDSKAIVVKALEGTPGNEYIVEQLGGQRPLEAFAAPVLVQGKVAVIIYGDNLPEQSRLDDLSALDIFLGQTSQSLERILMKRDSGGDGRLAAS; encoded by the coding sequence ATGCAGTTAGCCGGAAACATAGAAGACCTGGGGCTGGGAGAGATAATGCAGATCCTCGGGTTCAGCAACAAGTCCGGCGTGCTGTGCCTGCGCCGCGGCGAGAAAGAAGCCGTTGTAACCTTTAAGGAAGGCAAGGTGGTAAAGGCGGTCTCCACCTCCATAAAGGAGGGGGTCGGCGAACTGCTGCTTAAAGAGGGGACCATCACCCGGGAGCAGTTCGATCAGGCGAGGGAAAAGCAGGCCGGGGACGGGTACGGGGAAACCCTCGGGGCTGTACTTGAGGGCGGGTTCAACGTGCCTGTCGATAGGCTCGATGCCATCGCCACCAAGCAGATCGAGAAGGTGGTCTATTCCCTCTTTCTCTGGCCGGACGGGAACTTTATCTTCGAGCTCGGAGGGGAGAGTGATACCCCGGAGACTATAAAAACGGATACCCTCCAGTACACCCTTCAGCACGGGATTAACCCGCAGTTCATCGCCATGGAGGGGGCCAGGCTCGCCGACGAAGCGGGGAGGGAAGGGGCCGGGGAAGCGGCCGTATCTGTCCCTGAGGGAAGGGAGGCCCCGACCGAAGCGGAAGCGGAATCGGAAGTGGAAAACGCCTTCTTCCAGCCGGAGGCCCCGACCGAAGCCCCGCTGGGAGGGGAGGCGCTGGCGGAAGAGGGCACGGAAGACCCCTTCTTCCAGCAGAAAACCACGGCCGAAGCCCATGCAGGGGGGGAGGCTGCCTCGGCGGAATCGGAAGTGGAAAAGGAAAAAACCTTCCCGCCGGAAACCACAGCCGAAAAGCCCGAGGGGGTCGGTGAGGCAAAATCCTTTATAAAGAGCCTGATTGAGGAGATAGGGTTCGAGGAGTTCTCAGCCGAGCCGGAAGGAGCCGTAGAAAAGGTAGCGGAGAGCAAGGGGCTCAGGGTACTTAAGGGGATGCTCGAGGAGCTGGCCAACGCCTTTTCGCTGAACGAAGTCGTGCTCCTTATACTCCGGTTCAGCGGCGAGATAATGAGCCGCTCGGTGGTCTTCGCGGTAAAGAAGGGGAACATCGTGGGCCTCGGGCAGTCCGGGGTGGATATAGAGGGCGATTCAGCGGACAAGCGGGTACGGAAGATGAAGCTCTCCCTGGCCGAGAGCTCCATACTCAGGGACGCCATAGACAGCAAGGCCATAGTCGTTAAGGCGCTTGAGGGTACTCCGGGGAACGAATACATAGTGGAGCAGTTGGGGGGACAAAGGCCGCTTGAGGCCTTCGCCGCCCCGGTGCTGGTCCAGGGCAAGGTGGCGGTAATAATCTACGGAGACAACCTGCCCGAGCAGAGCAGGCTGGACGACCTCTCCGCGCTCGACATATTCCTCGGCCAGACCAGCCAGTCCCTTGAGAGGATACTCATGAAAAGGGATTCCGGGGGAGACGGCAGGTTGGCGGCAAGCTGA
- a CDS encoding response regulator, whose amino-acid sequence MVVECPECKTSFNIDDSKLPSDGIKLRCAKCRTVFKVEMQAAGAAGKPPSAGYRVLIANGDPEVCEMMENVLKGENMTVLKAYDGVEALNAAENHQPHVIVLDVAIPKIYGFVVCEFIRKKPELKDTKIILMASIFDKMRYKRNPNSLYGADDYIEKHHIHDDLVPKIHALLVTSGPEATGPKEPEKAPAAVSTRVVAPPRASDEDIAKLKASEEAIAQEDGDVKEKAKKLARIVVSDIILYNSEEVDFGVANDNIYKVLRDDIKDGIRYMKERTPGSVPVESYLKEALDEFLSRKREEINTGL is encoded by the coding sequence GTGGTTGTAGAATGTCCGGAATGCAAAACCAGCTTCAATATCGACGATTCCAAGCTCCCTTCGGATGGGATCAAGCTCAGGTGCGCCAAGTGCCGCACCGTCTTCAAAGTGGAGATGCAGGCCGCCGGGGCCGCGGGGAAGCCACCGTCCGCCGGCTACCGCGTGCTCATCGCTAACGGCGACCCCGAGGTATGCGAAATGATGGAGAACGTCCTCAAGGGCGAAAATATGACCGTCTTGAAGGCATACGACGGTGTCGAGGCGCTTAACGCCGCGGAGAACCACCAGCCCCACGTGATCGTTCTCGACGTGGCGATCCCGAAAATCTACGGCTTTGTCGTATGCGAGTTCATAAGGAAAAAGCCCGAACTCAAGGACACCAAGATCATACTCATGGCCTCGATCTTCGATAAGATGCGCTACAAGAGGAACCCTAACTCTCTCTACGGGGCCGACGACTACATAGAAAAGCACCATATACACGACGACCTCGTCCCCAAGATACACGCCCTGCTGGTCACTTCGGGGCCGGAGGCGACAGGGCCGAAGGAGCCGGAGAAGGCCCCGGCGGCGGTGTCCACCCGCGTGGTAGCGCCCCCCCGGGCGAGCGATGAGGACATAGCCAAGCTCAAGGCCAGCGAGGAGGCGATAGCGCAGGAAGACGGAGACGTCAAAGAAAAGGCGAAGAAGCTCGCCCGTATAGTGGTCTCCGACATCATCCTCTATAACAGCGAAGAGGTGGACTTCGGCGTGGCCAACGACAATATCTACAAAGTCCTCAGGGACGACATAAAGGACGGCATACGGTACATGAAAGAGAGGACGCCCGGCTCCGTCCCGGTGGAGAGCTACCTTAAGGAGGCGCTCGACGAGTTCCTCTCCAGGAAGAGGGAGGAGATTAATACCGGACTTTAG
- a CDS encoding GAF domain-containing protein — translation MDDTKGIDQEKEKRGEEILNVVRKGAEFTHDILKENEKLRFKIAQVEEENESFKRSSGEEGSKAELELLRTKLNALEKEKLSMSEKFKAVEEENLDFANKYVEIEHENNMLANLYISSYQLHSTLELNEVLRIIMEIIINLVGAEQFALLMLDEKTHELKAVAAEGIERENIPPVKTGEGPIGTAVKTAEDYYRAEINKGGAVDTLDPMVCIPMKINERVIGAIVIYKLLQQKDSFSTLDYELFSMLAGHTATAIFSSKLYSESERKLSTIQGFIDLLTK, via the coding sequence ATGGACGATACAAAAGGAATAGACCAGGAAAAGGAAAAAAGGGGCGAGGAGATACTCAACGTGGTCAGGAAGGGCGCGGAGTTCACCCACGACATCCTGAAGGAGAACGAGAAACTCCGGTTCAAAATAGCACAGGTCGAAGAGGAGAACGAATCCTTCAAGAGGTCCTCGGGCGAGGAGGGCTCCAAGGCCGAGCTTGAACTGCTCCGCACCAAGCTCAATGCGCTTGAGAAGGAAAAGCTTAGCATGTCCGAGAAGTTCAAGGCGGTGGAGGAGGAGAACCTGGACTTCGCCAACAAGTACGTCGAGATAGAGCACGAGAACAATATGCTGGCGAACCTCTACATCTCCAGCTACCAACTCCACTCCACCCTCGAACTGAACGAGGTGCTGAGGATCATAATGGAGATAATAATAAACCTCGTGGGCGCGGAGCAGTTCGCGCTCCTCATGCTCGACGAGAAGACACACGAGCTTAAGGCCGTCGCTGCGGAGGGTATAGAGCGGGAGAACATACCTCCGGTAAAGACCGGGGAGGGGCCCATAGGGACGGCCGTCAAGACGGCCGAGGACTACTACAGGGCCGAGATAAACAAGGGGGGGGCCGTGGACACGCTCGACCCCATGGTCTGCATACCCATGAAGATAAACGAAAGGGTGATCGGGGCCATAGTGATATACAAGCTCCTGCAGCAGAAGGACAGCTTCAGCACCCTGGACTACGAGCTTTTCTCAATGCTCGCCGGCCACACGGCCACGGCCATATTCAGCTCCAAGCTCTACAGCGAGTCGGAGAGGAAGCTCTCCACCATACAGGGATTTATAGACCTGCTTACAAAATAA
- a CDS encoding response regulator produces MASKILIVEDSPTMRQLLKFNLKRVKGAEITEAGDGVDALKKTSDGKFDLILTDINMPLMDGLKFISVLRGDDANANKAVPIIVITTEGGEAERDKGLELGANSYITKPINPVQLMDAIREFLGS; encoded by the coding sequence ATGGCCAGCAAGATCTTGATAGTTGAAGACTCTCCCACCATGAGGCAGCTTCTTAAGTTCAACCTCAAAAGGGTCAAGGGTGCGGAAATAACCGAGGCGGGCGACGGGGTAGACGCGCTTAAAAAAACCTCCGACGGCAAGTTCGATCTCATACTCACCGACATAAACATGCCGCTTATGGACGGCCTGAAGTTCATAAGCGTATTGAGAGGAGACGACGCCAACGCCAACAAGGCCGTCCCCATTATCGTAATAACCACCGAGGGCGGGGAGGCGGAGAGGGACAAGGGGCTCGAACTGGGGGCCAACTCCTACATCACAAAGCCCATCAATCCGGTTCAACTCATGGACGCCATAAGAGAGTTCCTTGGCTCCTGA
- the thrS gene encoding threonine--tRNA ligase, whose product MLKVISSEGKESSHPDGATVIEVLAAIDRKSARKAVAGKVDGRIVDLQTKLGAPGGGEGKPLAVEPVTLDSKEGLQVYRHSTAHVMAEAVTSIFKDVKLAIGPATEDGFYYDFDLDHHFTPEDLEKIEKRMSEIVRENSPFSVEELGRDEAAKLFKGDEYKEELIGEIDEEERLTVYRQSEFADLCRGPHVPTTGFIKAFQLTSIAGAYWRGDEKNKMLQRIYGTAFPSKKELSEHLKKIEEARKRDHRKLGKELDLFSTSEDIGAGLVLWHPNGATVRTIVEDFWKKEHAKNDYSLIYTPHVAKLDLWKKSGHWDFYRDNLYSPMDVEGQEYIVRPMNCPFHIQIYKGHLRSYRDLPIRYAELGTVYRFERSGVLHGLLRVRGFTQDDAHIYMTPDQLEGEIKEVLKFTLYILRSFGFNEYDIFLSTKPEKYVGSLENWERAEAALKGALVSTGLDYAVDPGEGVFYGPKIDIKIKDSLGRAWQCSTIQVDFNLPERFELAYRNEKGIDARPIMIHRALMGSLERFFGCLVEHYGGAFPVWLAPVQAVILTVTERNDEYAAGVLKDLKRAGFRAALDIRNEKLGFKIREARLKKIPYMLVVGDKEMEEGLVAPRSREEGAMEPETVERFIKRLNAENIPAGGEFS is encoded by the coding sequence ATGCTAAAGGTAATATCTTCAGAGGGCAAGGAATCGAGCCACCCGGACGGTGCGACCGTCATCGAGGTCCTTGCCGCCATCGACCGGAAGTCGGCAAGAAAAGCCGTCGCCGGCAAGGTAGACGGCAGGATAGTCGACCTCCAGACGAAGCTTGGCGCCCCGGGGGGGGGAGAGGGGAAACCTCTCGCCGTAGAGCCCGTCACCCTGGACTCGAAGGAGGGGCTCCAGGTATACCGCCACTCCACGGCCCATGTCATGGCTGAGGCCGTTACCTCTATCTTCAAGGACGTAAAGCTCGCCATAGGCCCGGCCACCGAAGACGGTTTTTATTACGACTTCGACCTCGATCACCACTTCACCCCCGAGGACCTGGAGAAGATCGAGAAGAGGATGTCCGAAATAGTCCGGGAGAACTCCCCTTTCAGCGTGGAGGAGCTCGGCAGGGACGAGGCCGCAAAACTCTTCAAAGGGGACGAGTACAAGGAGGAGCTTATAGGGGAGATAGATGAGGAAGAACGTCTTACGGTCTACAGGCAATCGGAGTTCGCGGACCTCTGCCGCGGGCCGCACGTCCCAACGACGGGTTTCATAAAAGCGTTCCAGCTTACCTCTATCGCCGGGGCCTACTGGCGGGGAGATGAGAAGAATAAGATGCTCCAGAGGATATACGGCACCGCGTTCCCCTCGAAGAAGGAGCTTTCCGAGCACCTGAAGAAGATCGAGGAGGCCAGGAAGCGCGACCACAGGAAACTCGGTAAAGAGCTCGACCTCTTCAGCACATCCGAGGACATAGGGGCCGGGCTCGTCCTCTGGCACCCCAACGGGGCGACCGTACGCACCATCGTGGAGGATTTCTGGAAAAAAGAACACGCAAAAAACGACTACTCCCTCATATACACCCCGCACGTCGCCAAGCTCGACCTCTGGAAAAAGAGCGGCCACTGGGACTTCTATCGGGACAACCTGTATAGCCCGATGGACGTGGAAGGCCAGGAATACATAGTAAGGCCCATGAACTGCCCCTTCCACATCCAGATATACAAGGGGCACTTGAGGAGCTACCGAGACCTCCCCATACGCTACGCCGAGCTCGGGACCGTCTACAGGTTCGAGAGGTCCGGCGTGCTGCACGGGCTTTTGAGGGTCAGGGGCTTTACCCAGGACGACGCCCACATATACATGACCCCGGACCAGCTCGAGGGCGAAATAAAGGAGGTCCTGAAATTTACGCTTTACATCCTGCGGAGTTTCGGGTTTAATGAATACGATATATTCCTCTCCACCAAGCCCGAGAAGTACGTGGGGTCGCTTGAGAACTGGGAGAGGGCGGAGGCGGCCCTTAAAGGCGCGCTCGTCTCCACGGGGCTCGACTACGCCGTGGACCCGGGTGAGGGGGTCTTCTATGGCCCGAAGATAGACATAAAGATAAAAGACTCGCTCGGGAGGGCCTGGCAGTGCTCTACCATACAGGTCGACTTCAACCTGCCCGAGAGGTTCGAGCTGGCCTACAGGAACGAGAAGGGTATCGACGCCCGGCCCATAATGATACACCGGGCGCTTATGGGCTCGCTCGAGAGGTTCTTCGGCTGCCTCGTCGAGCACTACGGCGGGGCCTTTCCCGTATGGCTGGCCCCGGTGCAGGCCGTGATACTTACGGTGACCGAGAGGAACGACGAGTACGCCGCAGGCGTACTTAAAGATCTGAAAAGGGCCGGCTTCAGGGCCGCGCTTGACATAAGAAACGAAAAGCTGGGCTTCAAAATAAGGGAGGCCAGACTTAAGAAGATCCCCTACATGCTCGTCGTCGGGGATAAAGAGATGGAAGAGGGGCTTGTCGCCCCGCGTTCGAGGGAAGAGGGAGCAATGGAGCCGGAGACCGTAGAGCGCTTCATTAAACGGCTTAACGCAGAGAACATACCGGCGGGAGGTGAATTTTCATAA
- the infC gene encoding translation initiation factor IF-3, giving the protein MFIRRDSRREQRDTTRINRMIRAPQVRLVGADGEQIGVMDVRQAMEEAEKVGLDLVEIAPNAKPPVCRTMDYGKYKYQMSKKAHESKKKQTVIHVKEVKFRVKTEEHDFQVKLRNIRKFLSGGDRVKVSLMFRGREVTHPELGRNKLQRVSEEVKDLGTVEQYPKREGRNMTMLISPLQQKQTLRERKDA; this is encoded by the coding sequence ATTTTCATAAGAAGAGACAGTAGAAGAGAGCAGAGGGACACTACCAGAATAAACAGGATGATCAGGGCCCCTCAGGTACGTCTGGTCGGTGCCGATGGCGAGCAGATAGGCGTTATGGACGTGCGGCAGGCTATGGAAGAGGCGGAGAAGGTTGGTCTCGACCTCGTTGAGATCGCACCCAACGCCAAACCGCCCGTATGCCGCACCATGGACTACGGCAAGTACAAGTACCAGATGAGCAAGAAGGCCCATGAGTCGAAGAAGAAGCAGACCGTCATACACGTAAAGGAGGTCAAGTTCCGGGTCAAGACCGAGGAACACGACTTCCAGGTCAAGCTGCGCAACATAAGGAAGTTCCTCTCCGGCGGCGACAGGGTGAAGGTCAGCCTGATGTTCAGGGGCCGCGAGGTAACTCACCCCGAGCTTGGCAGGAATAAGCTCCAGAGGGTTTCCGAGGAGGTCAAGGACCTGGGGACGGTAGAACAATACCCGAAGCGGGAGGGGCGCAACATGACGATGCTCATTTCCCCCCTTCAGCAGAAACAAACTTTAAGGGAGAGAAAAGATGCCTAA
- the rpmI gene encoding 50S ribosomal protein L35, producing the protein MPKMKTNRGAAKRFKKTASGKIKRGKAGLRHILTSKPTGRKRGLRKGTTVSKADSDAIKRLLPYA; encoded by the coding sequence ATGCCTAAGATGAAAACCAACAGGGGGGCGGCCAAGAGGTTTAAAAAAACCGCCTCGGGGAAGATAAAGAGGGGCAAGGCGGGGCTCAGGCACATCCTGACGAGCAAGCCCACCGGAAGAAAGCGCGGACTCAGGAAGGGCACTACGGTATCCAAGGCCGACTCCGACGCGATCAAGAGACTCCTGCCCTACGCCTGA
- the rplT gene encoding 50S ribosomal protein L20 — translation MPRVKRGVSAKNRKKKIFKAAKGYRGGRGNLLRSAMEAVDKGLQYAYRDRRAKKREMRRLWIARINAGARTNGITYGRLIDGLTKANVAIDRKALAEMAVKDPAAFTKITSVAKSTLSL, via the coding sequence ATGCCGAGGGTTAAGAGGGGCGTAAGCGCCAAGAACAGAAAGAAGAAGATATTCAAGGCGGCAAAGGGCTACAGGGGCGGCAGGGGAAACCTTCTGCGCAGCGCCATGGAAGCCGTCGATAAGGGGCTCCAGTACGCCTACAGGGACAGGCGGGCCAAGAAGCGCGAGATGCGCAGGCTCTGGATAGCCCGCATTAACGCCGGTGCAAGGACCAACGGCATCACCTACGGCCGCCTCATCGACGGCCTTACAAAGGCCAACGTCGCCATAGACAGGAAGGCCCTGGCCGAGATGGCCGTAAAGGACCCGGCCGCCTTCACAAAGATTACCTCCGTCGCAAAGTCAACACTCTCTCTATGA
- the pheS gene encoding phenylalanine--tRNA ligase subunit alpha — protein sequence MRDKLLSLESEALEELAALRGSAGSEEVLAVKTRYLGRKGPLASLMKDIAGLPEGERREAGRAANEAKERIDGEVRKLLEGLSKARQGEKLLTEKIDVTLPGRPAPTAVIGKPHPVTRITDEIEDIFISLGFEVAEGPEVETDYYNFEALNIPKDHPAREMQDTFYTGGDACLRTHTSPVQIRVMERRKPPLMVIAPGTVYRRDSDVTHTPMFHQIEGFMVDEGITFGDLKGVLTHFLHTLFGESTTVRFRPSFFPFTEPSAEVDIQCVICGGKGGGGEGGGGCRVCKDTGWLEILGCGMIHPEVFKAVDYDAEKYTGFAFGLGIERIAMLLTGIDDIRLFFENDLRFLKQF from the coding sequence ATGAGGGACAAACTCTTGAGCCTCGAAAGTGAGGCCCTTGAGGAGCTTGCCGCTCTTAGAGGGTCCGCCGGGAGCGAAGAGGTATTGGCCGTAAAGACCAGGTACCTCGGGAGAAAGGGGCCCCTGGCCTCGCTCATGAAAGATATAGCGGGCCTTCCGGAAGGAGAAAGACGCGAAGCCGGCAGGGCCGCTAACGAGGCGAAAGAGAGGATCGACGGAGAGGTCAGAAAACTCCTGGAGGGTCTGAGTAAGGCCCGCCAAGGCGAAAAACTCCTCACCGAGAAGATCGACGTCACACTCCCCGGCAGACCCGCCCCGACCGCCGTAATCGGAAAACCCCACCCCGTAACGAGGATAACGGACGAGATAGAGGACATATTCATCTCGCTCGGCTTCGAGGTGGCCGAGGGGCCGGAGGTGGAGACCGACTACTATAACTTCGAGGCCCTGAACATCCCCAAAGACCACCCGGCCAGAGAGATGCAGGACACCTTCTACACGGGCGGCGACGCGTGCCTCCGCACCCATACCTCCCCGGTGCAGATAAGGGTCATGGAGCGGAGGAAGCCCCCCTTGATGGTCATAGCTCCGGGCACGGTCTACAGGAGGGACTCGGACGTAACCCACACACCTATGTTCCACCAGATAGAGGGCTTTATGGTCGACGAGGGAATAACCTTCGGAGACCTGAAGGGGGTGCTCACGCACTTCCTGCACACACTCTTCGGAGAGTCCACGACCGTAAGGTTCCGCCCGAGTTTCTTCCCCTTCACCGAACCCAGCGCCGAGGTCGACATCCAGTGCGTCATATGCGGCGGCAAGGGGGGAGGGGGAGAAGGGGGGGGAGGATGCCGGGTGTGCAAGGACACCGGATGGCTGGAGATACTCGGCTGCGGCATGATACACCCGGAGGTCTTCAAGGCCGTCGACTACGACGCGGAAAAATACACGGGTTTCGCCTTCGGCCTGGGTATCGAGCGCATAGCCATGCTCCTTACGGGCATAGACGATATAAGGCTCTTCTTCGAAAACGATTTGAGATTTCTCAAACAGTTTTAA
- the pheT gene encoding phenylalanine--tRNA ligase subunit beta: MLFSYNWLKEYVATSLTPAELSTRLTMAGVEVEAAREGTPPVKGIVVAEILTVGPHPNADRLKLCQVNTGEGGERSVVCGASNMKEGDRVALAVPGTKLPGGVKIKKSKIRGVVSEGMLCSEVELGIRDTSDGIMILPADAPLGSEFSELTGEGEGGDTMLDIAITPNRADLLSVRGLAREVGAITGDKFTDVEFSVPEGVWYTKEKVSVTIDAPELCRRYAARVVEGVKIGPSPPAVAKRLEAHGIRPINNVVDVTNYVLLEMGQPLHAFDLEKVRDHRITVRAARSGEKMETLDGVTRKLEEGMLLICDGKGEKGKEKPVAIAGIMGGGGSEVSDTTEKVLIESAWFDPVSVRRTSRKLGLATDSSYRFGRGVDIDGVPTALDRAASMIAELAGGKVSRGAVDAYPVKFKPRDIEFRIAGTEALLGTELKPKEVKDILTRLGMDVKASRKKDSLIAVPPSYRVDLERDVDITEEVARVRGYDKVPVTMPTTRLTGSSPAKLFRFRRKVKEILVNAGFFETLNYSFVSPSTFEAGGEGKRSGVTILNPLSEEQSVMRDALLPSLLETLKLNLSRKNEEARIFEFAPVYLPRSAEGGNKGKDLPEERWRVAGLMSGLRLGEGWNVPSEPLDFYDVKGVVERLTDGLGINIRLKDRVRAPSGAEAENEKALFSPYSQLFHPLRSAILKVRGKDAGLFGQLHPDTQKRFDLKGPAFAFEFEAAPLLAAFGGYGRFKPLPRYPESSRDISFIVDDGTAYGEIVRAIRGLGIKVIENIKLFDVYYGGAVPEGSKSMAMRVIYRSPERTLKYSEVEEIHAKVTGEIAGKFNADIRV, translated from the coding sequence ATGCTTTTCAGCTATAACTGGCTAAAGGAATACGTCGCCACTTCACTCACGCCGGCCGAGCTTTCCACGAGGCTCACCATGGCCGGGGTGGAGGTCGAGGCCGCCCGGGAGGGGACGCCCCCGGTAAAGGGTATCGTGGTGGCCGAAATACTCACGGTGGGACCGCACCCTAACGCCGACAGGCTGAAACTCTGCCAGGTAAATACCGGTGAGGGGGGGGAACGCTCCGTCGTCTGCGGCGCGAGCAACATGAAGGAGGGCGACAGGGTGGCGCTCGCCGTGCCGGGGACAAAACTCCCCGGAGGCGTGAAGATAAAAAAGTCCAAGATACGCGGCGTGGTCTCCGAGGGCATGCTCTGCTCCGAAGTCGAGCTCGGCATACGGGACACCTCCGACGGGATAATGATACTCCCCGCGGACGCCCCGCTCGGGAGCGAGTTCTCCGAGCTTACGGGTGAAGGCGAAGGGGGGGACACCATGCTCGATATAGCCATTACCCCGAACAGGGCGGACCTCCTGAGCGTAAGGGGGCTCGCAAGAGAGGTCGGCGCCATTACCGGAGATAAGTTCACGGACGTGGAGTTCAGCGTCCCCGAGGGCGTCTGGTATACGAAGGAAAAAGTATCCGTAACTATCGACGCTCCGGAGCTTTGCCGTAGATACGCGGCGAGGGTCGTTGAGGGCGTTAAGATAGGGCCCTCCCCACCGGCCGTGGCGAAGAGGCTCGAAGCGCACGGCATAAGACCCATAAATAACGTGGTCGACGTCACGAACTACGTGCTCCTGGAGATGGGCCAGCCGCTCCACGCCTTTGACCTGGAAAAAGTCAGGGACCACAGGATAACCGTAAGGGCCGCCCGCAGTGGAGAAAAAATGGAGACGCTGGACGGGGTGACGAGAAAGCTCGAAGAGGGGATGCTCCTCATATGCGACGGCAAGGGGGAAAAGGGGAAGGAAAAACCGGTAGCCATTGCGGGTATCATGGGGGGGGGCGGGTCGGAGGTGAGCGACACGACGGAGAAGGTGCTTATCGAGAGCGCGTGGTTCGACCCGGTATCGGTGAGGAGGACGTCGAGGAAGCTCGGGCTCGCAACGGACTCATCCTACAGGTTCGGCAGGGGCGTGGATATAGACGGCGTCCCGACGGCGCTCGACAGGGCGGCCTCGATGATAGCCGAGCTTGCGGGCGGCAAGGTATCCAGGGGGGCGGTGGACGCCTACCCCGTAAAGTTCAAGCCTCGGGACATAGAGTTCCGTATAGCGGGGACCGAGGCGCTTCTCGGCACCGAGCTTAAGCCCAAAGAGGTCAAGGACATATTGACGAGACTCGGCATGGACGTGAAGGCGTCGAGGAAGAAGGACTCCCTCATCGCCGTGCCGCCGTCTTACAGGGTGGACCTCGAGCGCGACGTGGACATAACCGAAGAGGTGGCGAGGGTCAGGGGGTACGATAAGGTGCCGGTGACCATGCCCACGACCCGGCTTACGGGGAGTTCCCCGGCAAAGCTCTTCCGCTTCAGGAGGAAGGTAAAAGAGATACTCGTTAACGCAGGCTTCTTCGAGACCCTTAACTATAGCTTCGTCTCTCCATCGACCTTCGAGGCGGGGGGTGAAGGGAAAAGGAGCGGGGTTACCATACTGAACCCCCTTAGCGAGGAGCAGTCCGTTATGAGGGACGCGCTCCTGCCGTCACTTCTCGAAACCCTGAAACTCAATTTGTCGAGGAAAAACGAAGAAGCCCGGATATTCGAATTCGCGCCCGTCTACCTGCCCCGCAGCGCGGAGGGCGGAAATAAAGGAAAAGACCTTCCGGAGGAGAGGTGGAGGGTCGCCGGACTCATGAGCGGGCTCAGGCTGGGGGAGGGGTGGAACGTCCCGAGCGAGCCCCTTGATTTTTACGACGTTAAGGGGGTGGTGGAGAGACTCACCGACGGACTCGGCATCAATATCAGGCTCAAGGACAGGGTCAGGGCCCCGTCCGGGGCCGAAGCCGAAAACGAAAAAGCCCTCTTTTCCCCGTATTCTCAGCTATTTCACCCATTGAGGAGCGCGATCCTCAAGGTCCGGGGCAAGGACGCCGGGCTCTTCGGCCAGCTCCACCCGGACACGCAGAAGCGCTTCGACCTCAAGGGACCGGCCTTTGCTTTCGAGTTCGAGGCCGCCCCGCTGCTGGCCGCCTTCGGCGGGTACGGCAGGTTCAAGCCGCTCCCCCGCTACCCGGAATCGTCCCGGGACATATCCTTTATCGTAGACGACGGGACGGCTTACGGAGAGATAGTCAGGGCCATCCGAGGGCTCGGCATAAAAGTTATTGAAAATATAAAGCTTTTTGACGTATACTATGGAGGTGCCGTCCCCGAGGGCAGCAAAAGCATGGCCATGAGGGTCATCTACCGGTCGCCCGAGAGGACGCTTAAGTACTCCGAGGTAGAGGAGATACACGCTAAGGTAACCGGCGAGATAGCCGGCAAGTTCAATGCGGATATCCGCGTATAA